The proteins below are encoded in one region of Terriglobales bacterium:
- a CDS encoding cytochrome c: protein MKKLTIAVFLFCLILLPLSGFAAGPNGADLFKAKCAVCHGADGAGKAAMKTPDLASAAVQGKSDKDLADFIANNPKHNFSKKGMTPDEINAVVAFIRSLKK from the coding sequence ATGAAAAAGCTGACCATCGCTGTGTTTCTGTTCTGCCTGATCCTGCTGCCGCTGTCCGGCTTCGCTGCCGGCCCCAACGGCGCTGACCTGTTCAAGGCCAAGTGCGCCGTCTGCCACGGCGCCGACGGCGCCGGCAAGGCGGCCATGAAGACCCCGGACTTGGCCTCGGCTGCCGTGCAGGGCAAGAGCGACAAGGACCTGGCGGACTTCATCGCCAACAACCCCAAGCACAACTTCTCCAAGAAGGGCATGACCCCGGATGAGATCAACGCCGTGGTCGCCTTCATTCGCAGCTTGA